One window from the genome of Musa acuminata AAA Group cultivar baxijiao chromosome BXJ1-4, Cavendish_Baxijiao_AAA, whole genome shotgun sequence encodes:
- the LOC135671941 gene encoding remorin 4.1-like: protein MLNDHRHHHHHAAAAAGDDDHDEGPSDGAEFRDIHELAPCSHPSQGRRRELWEGGSHRSASLSTGSDAANDGFTSVSREFSAMVVAGSAMHNGGGSNHDNHADDGLQNQLARIGEDELEETNPLAIVPDNNPIPSPRRPLPAGDSGAANPADEVPVHLVKKEEVESKISAWQTAEVSKINNRFKRQEVTINGWENEKVEKATAWLKKVERKLEEQRARAMEKMQNDVAKAHHKAAEKRASAEAKRGTKVAKVLELANFMRAVGRAPSKRSFF, encoded by the exons ATGTTGAATGATCACAGGCACCACCACCAtcacgccgccgccgctgctggtgATGATGATCACGACGAAGGCCCCAGCGACGGCGCCGAGTTCCGCGACATCCACGAATTAGCTCCCTGTTCCCACCCCAGCCAAGGCCGGCGGAGGGAGCTGTGGGAGGGCGGCAGCCACCGATCGGCCTCCCTCTCCACCGGGAGCGACGCCGCCAACGACGGCTTCACGAGCGTGAGCAGGGAGTTCAGCGCGATGGTCGTCGCCGGCTCCGCCATGCACAACGGCGGCGGCAGCAACCACGACAACCACGCCGACGACGGGCTCCAGAACCAGCTCGCGCGGATCGGGGAGGACGAGCTGGAGGAGACGAACCCGCTGGCGATCGTCCCCGACAACAACCCCATCCCCTCTCCCCGTCGGCCGCTGCCTGCTGGGGACTCCGGCGCCGCCAACCCTGCCGACGAGGTCCCGGTGCACCTGGTTAAGAAGGAGGAGGTGGAGTCGAAGATATCGGCATGGCAAACGGCGGAGGTCTCCAAGATCAACAACCGCTTCAAGCGCCAGGAGGTGACCATCAACGGGTGGGAGAACGAGAAGGTGGAGAAAGCCACGGCCTGGTTGAAGAAAGTAGAG AGGAAACTGGAGGAGCAGCGGGCGAGGGCGATGGAGAAGATGCAGAACGACGTGGCGAAGGCGCACCACAAGGCAGCGGAGAAGCGGGCATCGGCGGAGGCCAAGAGGGGAACCAAGGTTGCCAAGGTGCTGGAACTGGCCAACTTCATGAGAGCTGTGGGGAGAGCTCCCTCCAAGCGCTCCTTCTTCTAG